In the Flavobacterium sp. J372 genome, one interval contains:
- the rsgA gene encoding ribosome small subunit-dependent GTPase A has protein sequence MTGLVYKSTGSWYTVKTEEGEVYDCRIKGKFRMKGIKSTNPVAVGDIVDFELDEKSDAITGVITKIHERKNYIIRKSVNLSKQVHIIASNIDKLFLLVTINNPPTTTSFIDRFLVTAEAYGIEAILVFNKIDTFDDTMLDEQLYLQFIYDRIGYKCLRISSTEHKGIDKLIEEMKGNVCMFSGHSGVGKSTLVNALQPDLNLKTKEISEQHSQGQHTTTFAEMFDLDFGAKIIDTPGIRGFGVVDMEKDEVGDYFPEFFALKDQCKFNNCLHKEEPHCAVKEALENDEIAWSRYRSYLQILEGEDEHYRTDIYGDEKTNDPI, from the coding sequence ATGACAGGACTTGTTTATAAATCTACCGGGAGCTGGTACACTGTAAAAACGGAAGAGGGCGAAGTATATGACTGCCGCATCAAGGGAAAATTCAGGATGAAAGGCATCAAGAGCACTAATCCTGTTGCGGTGGGTGATATAGTAGATTTTGAACTTGACGAGAAGAGCGATGCCATAACCGGCGTTATTACAAAAATACATGAGCGGAAGAATTATATCATCCGTAAATCGGTAAACCTCTCTAAGCAGGTGCATATCATTGCCAGTAATATTGACAAGCTTTTTTTACTGGTAACAATAAACAACCCTCCTACCACAACAAGTTTCATCGACAGGTTTCTTGTAACAGCTGAAGCATATGGCATTGAGGCAATCTTAGTTTTCAATAAGATTGATACGTTTGATGATACTATGCTTGATGAACAGCTGTACCTGCAGTTCATCTATGACAGGATTGGTTATAAATGCCTGCGGATATCATCGACAGAACATAAAGGAATAGACAAGCTTATCGAGGAAATGAAAGGTAATGTGTGCATGTTCTCTGGCCATTCGGGTGTGGGTAAGTCTACCCTGGTAAACGCACTCCAGCCTGACCTAAATCTTAAAACTAAAGAGATTTCTGAGCAGCATTCTCAGGGACAACACACCACCACTTTTGCGGAAATGTTTGACCTTGACTTTGGCGCGAAAATTATTGATACGCCCGGTATACGCGGCTTTGGCGTGGTAGATATGGAAAAAGATGAGGTTGGCGATTACTTCCCTGAATTCTTTGCATTGAAAGACCAATGTAAATTCAATAACTGCCTGCATAAAGAAGAGCCACACTGCGCCGTGAAAGAAGCACTGGAGAATGATGAAATTGCATGGTCGCGATACCGAAGTTACCTGCAGATTCTTGAAGGTGAAGACGAACACTACCGTACCGATATTTACGGTGATGAAAAAACTAATGACCCTATATAA
- a CDS encoding bifunctional 3-deoxy-7-phosphoheptulonate synthase/chorismate mutase type II, with translation MENDTTLRRWLDDLHQHRPLIIAGPCSAETEEQVLETARQLKAAGIKIFRAGIWKPRTRPGGFEGVGAIGLKWLQKAKAETGMLMAVEVANANHIKLALEHDIDVLWIGARTTVNPFVVQEIADALANTDKIVLLKNPVNPDLALWIGGLERLYNAGIKKLGVIHRGFSTYEKTKYRNEPEWQLPIELHQRFPHLPIFCDPSHITGRRELIQQVSQQALDLNYDGLMIETHPEPDAAWSDAAQQVTPARLAEIMDKLVLREQTNETEAFNSELEKLRRQIDVQDTQLIELLAKRMQIADEIGRLKKDCNVTVLQTNRWKSILEKMQREGQAQNLGEDFILKLFRAIHQESINHQEQIINKE, from the coding sequence ATGGAAAATGACACTACATTACGCCGATGGCTTGATGACCTGCATCAGCATAGGCCATTGATTATTGCAGGCCCGTGCAGTGCCGAAACCGAAGAGCAGGTGCTTGAAACTGCCCGGCAGCTTAAAGCTGCAGGTATAAAAATTTTCCGTGCAGGAATATGGAAACCACGTACCCGCCCCGGCGGTTTTGAAGGTGTTGGAGCCATAGGCCTGAAATGGCTGCAAAAAGCGAAAGCCGAAACGGGTATGCTAATGGCAGTTGAGGTAGCCAATGCCAACCATATAAAACTGGCGCTTGAGCATGATATTGATGTATTATGGATAGGCGCGCGGACCACCGTAAATCCCTTCGTGGTTCAGGAAATAGCCGATGCGCTTGCTAATACTGATAAAATTGTATTGCTTAAAAACCCTGTAAACCCCGACCTCGCGTTATGGATTGGCGGCCTGGAGAGGCTTTACAACGCCGGAATTAAAAAACTTGGCGTGATACACCGCGGTTTTTCAACTTACGAAAAAACCAAATATCGCAATGAGCCTGAATGGCAACTGCCGATTGAGTTGCACCAGCGTTTTCCGCACCTGCCGATTTTTTGTGACCCCAGCCATATTACGGGCAGGCGCGAACTTATTCAGCAGGTATCTCAGCAGGCTCTTGACCTGAATTATGACGGCCTGATGATTGAAACACACCCTGAGCCTGATGCAGCCTGGAGTGATGCGGCGCAGCAGGTGACTCCTGCAAGGCTTGCAGAAATAATGGATAAACTAGTACTGCGTGAGCAGACTAATGAGACAGAAGCCTTTAACAGTGAACTGGAAAAACTTCGGAGGCAAATTGATGTACAGGATACCCAGCTAATTGAACTTCTTGCAAAACGGATGCAGATTGCCGATGAGATAGGCCGGCTTAAAAAAGACTGCAATGTTACGGTTTTGCAAACCAACCGCTGGAAATCTATCCTCGAAAAAATGCAACGCGAAGGCCAGGCACAAAATTTAGGTGAAGATTTTATACTTAAGCTTTTCAGGGCAATCCACCAGGAGAGCATTAACCATCAGGAGCAAATTATCAATAAGGAGTAA
- a CDS encoding SIMPL domain-containing protein — translation MKYLTHTIVAALAVVIAAYLFSNAFKNRNQANDTISVTGLGKQDFVSDLIVWSGSFTRKSYALKDAYSALDQDREVIKQYLTSKGIKPEEIVFSAVSINKEFNYEYGENGSVRQQTFSGFSLSQTVTIESKEVDKVENISREVTQLINSGVEFYSTPPEYYYTKLAELKIKMIAEATKDAHARAESIAENAGSSLGSLKKSEMGVFQIIAQNSSEEYSWGGSFNTSSKKKTANITVKLAYQAN, via the coding sequence ATGAAATACCTAACCCACACCATTGTTGCTGCACTTGCCGTTGTAATTGCAGCATATTTGTTTTCAAATGCTTTTAAAAATCGCAACCAGGCAAATGACACTATTAGTGTTACAGGTTTGGGCAAGCAGGATTTTGTATCTGACCTTATTGTATGGAGCGGGTCTTTTACGCGCAAGAGCTATGCCCTGAAAGACGCATACTCGGCACTTGACCAGGACCGTGAGGTAATAAAACAATATCTTACTTCAAAAGGAATCAAGCCGGAAGAAATTGTTTTTTCGGCTGTGTCAATAAACAAAGAATTTAACTATGAGTATGGCGAGAACGGCAGCGTAAGGCAGCAAACCTTTAGCGGATTTTCGCTTTCGCAGACTGTGACGATAGAGTCAAAAGAAGTTGACAAGGTAGAAAACATATCACGTGAGGTCACACAACTAATAAATTCAGGCGTCGAGTTTTACTCGACACCTCCTGAATATTATTATACAAAACTGGCCGAACTAAAGATAAAAATGATTGCTGAAGCTACAAAAGATGCACACGCCAGGGCAGAAAGCATTGCAGAAAATGCAGGCTCATCTCTTGGAAGCCTCAAGAAAAGCGAAATGGGCGTTTTCCAGATTATTGCCCAGAACTCATCTGAAGAATATTCATGGGGCGGCTCATTTAATACTTCATCTAAAAAGAAAACTGCCAATATCACTGTTAAGCTGGCCTACCAAGCCAACTAA
- the kynU gene encoding kynureninase gives MEFQNTREFAKQLDAQDKLAKYRDEFIFPHVNGKQVIYFTGNSLGLQPKRTKAYVDEVMNDWAKLAVEGHFYADKPWWDYHERFCNPLSKIVGALPSEVTVMNTLTVNLHLLMVTFYQPTDKKYKIICEEKAFPSDQYMLKTQVKFHGYDPADAIVEIKRREGEHNIRLEDVLAKIDEVGDELALVLMGGVNYYTGQVFDMKTITKAGQDKGAYVGWDLAHAAGNIKLELHEWNVDFAAWCSYKYMNSGPGNASGAFVHEMHHNDLDLPRFAGWWGHNKERRFLMEPNFDPVRGANGWQLSNLPILSLAPYLASVEMFDEVGMDALIKKRDCITSYLEFILHEIDKEVDSTFEIITPSNPEERACQLSVFLHGEGRPLFEWLMKNGVITDWREPNVIRLAPVPLYSSYEDMYEFGQKLKEGILAT, from the coding sequence ATGGAATTTCAAAATACGCGCGAGTTTGCAAAGCAGCTCGATGCACAGGATAAACTGGCTAAATACCGTGATGAATTCATTTTTCCGCACGTAAATGGCAAGCAGGTAATCTATTTTACCGGCAACTCCCTCGGGCTTCAGCCGAAGCGTACCAAAGCTTATGTAGATGAGGTAATGAACGATTGGGCAAAGCTGGCGGTAGAGGGCCACTTTTATGCTGACAAGCCCTGGTGGGACTACCATGAGCGTTTCTGCAACCCGCTAAGTAAGATTGTTGGCGCACTGCCAAGCGAAGTGACCGTAATGAACACGCTTACGGTAAACCTGCACCTGCTAATGGTGACATTTTACCAGCCGACGGATAAAAAGTACAAGATTATATGTGAGGAAAAAGCTTTCCCGAGCGACCAGTACATGCTGAAAACTCAGGTTAAATTCCACGGATATGACCCTGCCGATGCTATTGTTGAAATAAAGCGCCGCGAAGGGGAGCACAACATACGCCTTGAAGATGTACTGGCAAAGATTGACGAAGTTGGCGATGAACTCGCCCTGGTGCTTATGGGCGGCGTAAACTACTATACGGGCCAGGTTTTCGATATGAAAACTATTACTAAAGCCGGGCAGGACAAAGGCGCATATGTGGGCTGGGACCTTGCCCATGCCGCCGGAAATATAAAACTGGAGCTGCATGAATGGAATGTAGATTTTGCCGCCTGGTGCAGTTATAAATACATGAATTCAGGGCCTGGGAATGCATCAGGAGCTTTTGTGCACGAAATGCACCATAACGATTTAGACCTTCCACGCTTTGCCGGATGGTGGGGGCACAACAAAGAGCGCCGTTTTTTAATGGAGCCTAATTTTGACCCCGTGCGTGGCGCTAATGGGTGGCAGTTGAGCAACCTCCCGATATTATCACTTGCGCCTTACCTTGCATCAGTAGAAATGTTTGATGAGGTTGGCATGGATGCTCTTATCAAAAAACGCGATTGCATTACCTCTTACCTTGAATTCATATTGCATGAAATAGATAAGGAAGTTGACAGTACATTTGAAATCATCACACCATCGAACCCTGAAGAAAGAGCCTGCCAGCTTTCGGTGTTCCTCCATGGCGAAGGCCGCCCGCTTTTTGAATGGTTGATGAAAAACGGGGTGATAACCGACTGGCGCGAACCCAACGTAATCCGCCTGGCGCCTGTGCCTTTATATTCTTCTTATGAAGATATGTATGAATTTGGGCAGAAGCTGAAAGAGGGAATTCTAGCTACATAG
- a CDS encoding zinc-dependent peptidase gives MDALIVIVTLILVLFLLICFIIFIFSAIVEPAFIMATGRPAYVHLYPFPKRLEPGLDAILMRDFRFYRNLTPRRKKYFRHRVASFMENYQFAGREGMVVTDDIKLKIAATAVMLSFGMRNYLHDGFSTILLYPDIFLSANGVDYHKGEFNPMAGVVVFSWKHFQEGMQYDNDNLNLGLHEFAHVMHFDAVRRSRSTTGAIYVDMFRGDNSLRK, from the coding sequence ATGGATGCCCTGATTGTAATTGTGACGCTTATACTGGTGCTGTTTTTATTGATATGTTTTATCATATTCATATTTTCAGCAATAGTTGAGCCGGCATTTATTATGGCTACAGGGAGGCCGGCCTACGTGCATCTTTATCCTTTTCCTAAAAGGCTTGAGCCGGGCCTTGACGCCATTCTGATGCGGGATTTTCGTTTCTACAGAAACCTTACACCCCGCCGCAAGAAATATTTCAGGCACCGGGTGGCCAGCTTTATGGAAAATTATCAATTTGCCGGCCGCGAAGGAATGGTGGTTACAGATGATATTAAACTTAAGATAGCTGCAACTGCTGTGATGCTTTCTTTCGGGATGCGCAATTACCTGCACGATGGCTTTTCAACTATACTGTTGTATCCTGACATATTTCTTTCTGCAAACGGTGTAGATTACCACAAAGGTGAATTTAACCCGATGGCAGGGGTTGTAGTTTTTTCATGGAAGCATTTTCAGGAAGGTATGCAATATGACAATGACAACCTGAATCTTGGCCTGCATGAGTTTGCACATGTAATGCATTTTGATGCCGTACGCAGGAGCAGGAGTACTACGGGAGCTATATATGTAGATATGTTCAGGGGAGATAATAGCTTACGCAAATAA
- a CDS encoding zinc-dependent peptidase → MASGYLRDYAYTNQFEFLAVVLEHFFETPTEFKQRFPELYGMVKRMINFREG, encoded by the coding sequence ATAGCATCAGGCTACCTTCGTGATTATGCCTACACCAACCAGTTTGAATTTCTGGCGGTAGTATTGGAGCACTTTTTTGAGACCCCGACAGAATTTAAACAAAGATTCCCTGAATTATATGGTATGGTAAAAAGGATGATCAACTTCAGGGAAGGGTAG
- a CDS encoding DinB family protein, whose product MSKEIVNELGSALDNTAALIESFNQEELNKVPFAGSWTAAQVARHIYLSLAGLDKLFNAPAEPANRPAGQQVDEFKELMGNMDIKMQSPEYIVPEDKQFDKQDLIESLKDVKKIAVEAAINTNLETVPPLEDGHPLKGVTKLELVHFLAYHNQRHNRQIKNIRSNVK is encoded by the coding sequence ATGTCAAAAGAAATTGTAAACGAGTTAGGCTCAGCGCTCGACAATACAGCAGCGCTGATAGAATCATTCAATCAGGAAGAACTTAACAAAGTTCCGTTTGCAGGTAGCTGGACCGCGGCGCAGGTTGCAAGGCACATTTACTTGTCGCTTGCAGGGCTTGACAAACTCTTCAATGCTCCGGCTGAACCGGCAAACAGGCCTGCCGGCCAGCAGGTAGACGAGTTTAAAGAGCTAATGGGCAATATGGATATCAAGATGCAGTCTCCGGAATATATTGTACCTGAAGATAAACAATTTGATAAGCAGGATTTGATTGAATCATTAAAAGACGTAAAGAAAATCGCGGTTGAAGCCGCTATTAATACGAATTTAGAAACTGTTCCGCCACTGGAAGACGGCCATCCCTTAAAAGGTGTTACTAAACTTGAACTGGTGCATTTCCTGGCATACCACAACCAAAGGCATAACAGGCAGATTAAAAATATTCGTAGCAATGTTAAGTAG
- a CDS encoding VOC family protein: MFINPYLNFNGNTEEAFNFYKSIFGGDFPMLMRFKDTPGCEDMPEVEQNHVMHVALPVGSSMLMGTDVPASMPQVTFGSAVSLCVSVDSREDADRIFNALSDGAKIEMPMDDMFWGDYFGHLTDKFGISWMISYDEKRRQQES, encoded by the coding sequence ATGTTTATCAATCCGTACCTGAATTTTAACGGCAACACCGAAGAAGCCTTTAATTTTTACAAATCAATTTTTGGCGGCGACTTCCCTATGCTTATGCGCTTTAAAGACACTCCGGGTTGTGAAGACATGCCTGAAGTGGAACAAAACCATGTAATGCATGTTGCGCTTCCTGTGGGCAGCTCTATGCTAATGGGTACAGATGTGCCTGCATCTATGCCGCAGGTTACATTCGGTTCAGCTGTATCGTTGTGTGTGAGTGTTGACAGCCGGGAAGATGCCGACCGGATTTTTAACGCATTGTCTGACGGTGCTAAGATAGAAATGCCTATGGATGACATGTTCTGGGGTGACTATTTCGGCCATCTTACAGATAAGTTCGGCATTTCGTGGATGATAAGTTATGACGAAAAACGCAGGCAGCAGGAAAGCTAA
- a CDS encoding SRPBCC family protein has translation MKILKKILLILAGIIALLLIIAIFIPKDFATKAEVTINKPAGEVFNYVSHLKNQDYYSKWNMADMNKKQTFEGTDGTVGFKNAWDGNDDVGAGEQEITAIVPNQRVDVDLRFKRPMESSMKAYFTTEAIDANTTKVTWGMVGDDSAWPLNVMNPLMENMLAGDMQESLENLKKKLEK, from the coding sequence ATGAAAATTCTAAAGAAAATTTTATTGATTCTGGCTGGCATAATCGCCTTATTGCTCATCATTGCCATCTTTATACCTAAAGACTTCGCAACTAAAGCTGAAGTAACAATTAACAAGCCTGCCGGCGAAGTATTTAACTATGTGAGCCACCTGAAAAACCAGGACTATTACAGCAAATGGAACATGGCAGACATGAACAAAAAGCAAACGTTTGAAGGGACAGATGGTACAGTCGGGTTTAAAAATGCCTGGGATGGCAATGACGATGTTGGTGCAGGCGAACAGGAAATTACAGCGATTGTGCCCAACCAAAGAGTTGATGTTGACTTACGTTTTAAACGCCCGATGGAAAGCAGCATGAAAGCTTATTTTACCACAGAGGCTATTGATGCTAATACGACAAAAGTAACATGGGGTATGGTGGGCGATGACAGTGCGTGGCCTTTAAATGTCATGAACCCGCTGATGGAGAATATGCTTGCCGGCGATATGCAGGAAAGCCTTGAAAACCTTAAAAAGAAACTTGAAAAATAA
- a CDS encoding dihydrofolate reductase family protein produces MRKLKLQVQISVDGFIAGPQGAMDWIEWNWGDDINAYVSEITRPVDTILLGRKLAEGFIPTWEERAKEPDAATNGSEKFTQTPKVVFSRSMSSSPWERTRIANELVANVNELKNSNGGNIMAYGGGEFVSSLIREGLIDEFYLFINPTILGTGMPIFSLIESPQKLKLIEAKTFSCGITVLHYSTL; encoded by the coding sequence ATGAGAAAACTTAAGCTTCAGGTACAGATATCTGTCGATGGCTTCATAGCCGGGCCGCAGGGTGCAATGGACTGGATAGAATGGAATTGGGGGGATGATATAAATGCTTATGTAAGCGAAATCACAAGGCCGGTAGACACAATTTTACTGGGCCGTAAACTTGCAGAAGGCTTTATCCCGACCTGGGAAGAACGCGCCAAAGAGCCTGACGCTGCCACCAACGGCTCAGAGAAATTTACGCAGACCCCTAAAGTAGTGTTTAGCCGTAGCATGAGCAGCAGCCCATGGGAAAGGACACGTATTGCAAATGAGCTCGTAGCTAATGTAAATGAGCTGAAAAACAGTAACGGCGGAAATATTATGGCCTATGGTGGCGGAGAGTTTGTGTCATCACTCATTAGAGAAGGGCTGATAGATGAATTTTATCTTTTTATAAACCCAACTATACTCGGCACAGGCATGCCTATTTTCAGCCTGATTGAGTCTCCGCAAAAGTTGAAGCTTATTGAAGCTAAAACCTTTAGTTGCGGCATTACAGTATTGCATTATTCTACACTATAA
- a CDS encoding DoxX family protein codes for MKKLLNPASLNTDVAALFLRLIFGGMFIHYGYGKLVNYDKILPMFGDIIGIGSELSFNLVIFAEFFCGIFLVLGFLTRLSIIPPFITMVVAYFVAHAADPFDVKQVAFIFLVLCLPVFVLGSGKYSVDSFIFKTQGHNV; via the coding sequence ATGAAAAAACTATTAAATCCGGCATCGCTTAATACAGATGTTGCCGCACTTTTCTTAAGGCTTATTTTCGGAGGGATGTTCATCCATTACGGCTATGGCAAACTGGTAAATTATGACAAAATACTGCCTATGTTTGGCGACATAATTGGCATAGGATCAGAACTTTCATTCAACCTTGTCATTTTTGCTGAATTTTTCTGTGGAATTTTCCTTGTATTGGGTTTCCTGACGCGTCTTTCCATCATTCCGCCGTTTATTACAATGGTTGTTGCGTATTTTGTAGCACACGCCGCCGACCCGTTTGATGTAAAGCAGGTTGCTTTCATATTTCTGGTATTATGCCTGCCGGTATTTGTATTGGGCAGCGGCAAATACTCGGTAGATTCATTTATATTCAAAACTCAGGGACATAATGTTTAA
- a CDS encoding GlxA family transcriptional regulator → MKVGIILSKGHRLLSVAAILDVFETANAMTDSQKFEITLLRLKGHEAEGFEGYQQKDLNGSEQYDLLLLPAFRQDGVPKALMENKAWIPLLQQQYKNGAALGSFCTGAFLLASTGLLDGKAATTHINAEPAFVKAFPNVKVHAEAVVTAQDRIYTSGGATNTFHLLMYLLEIYGSKDLAIRAAKVFSVDLDRSRQDYFGTFMPEQDHGDDLVKKAQEEIKKNFSKATTIEEIINDVPSSRRNLVRRFKQVTGLTPIEYLQKTRIEAAKQLLEKSRYSIAEVMFESGYNDLKTFRSLFKRNVGMTPKDYREKFSGQAI, encoded by the coding sequence ATGAAAGTCGGGATAATATTATCTAAAGGGCACAGGCTATTGAGTGTTGCAGCTATCCTGGATGTTTTTGAAACTGCTAATGCAATGACCGATAGCCAAAAGTTTGAAATAACACTTCTCAGGCTGAAAGGCCATGAAGCTGAAGGATTCGAGGGTTATCAGCAGAAGGATTTGAACGGTAGCGAGCAATATGACCTGTTATTATTACCTGCTTTCAGGCAGGATGGAGTACCAAAAGCGCTTATGGAAAATAAAGCCTGGATACCGCTGCTGCAACAGCAATATAAAAATGGTGCTGCATTGGGTAGTTTTTGCACAGGCGCATTCCTTTTGGCTTCAACGGGGCTGCTTGACGGTAAGGCTGCAACCACACATATAAATGCCGAACCTGCTTTTGTAAAGGCTTTCCCAAATGTTAAGGTTCATGCTGAAGCTGTGGTGACAGCACAAGACAGGATATACACCAGCGGCGGCGCTACGAATACTTTCCACCTGCTTATGTATCTGCTTGAAATTTATGGCAGTAAAGACCTTGCCATACGGGCTGCAAAGGTTTTTTCTGTTGACCTTGACCGCAGCCGCCAGGATTATTTCGGGACATTTATGCCGGAGCAGGACCATGGTGACGACCTTGTAAAAAAAGCCCAGGAGGAGATTAAAAAGAACTTCAGTAAAGCCACCACTATTGAGGAAATTATTAATGATGTTCCTTCGAGCCGGCGAAACCTGGTACGCCGCTTTAAGCAGGTAACGGGGTTAACGCCTATTGAATATCTTCAGAAAACGCGTATAGAAGCCGCTAAGCAGCTTTTAGAAAAATCACGATACAGCATAGCTGAAGTAATGTTTGAGAGCGGCTACAATGACCTGAAGACGTTCCGCTCCCTGTTTAAGCGTAATGTAGGCATGACGCCTAAAGACTACCGGGAGAAGTTTAGCGGGCAGGCTATTTAA
- a CDS encoding response regulator transcription factor, translating to MKHILLAEDDFDYASILKQYLEISGFRVTWAKDGAEAMKLFSDAQPDICVFDVMMPEMDGFTLAENIIANDPEVPVVFLTAKGLKEDKIKGLKLGADDYVVKPFEADELILRIKNILKRTQKTTAALLAEMAEPSAKINIGCYTFDPANYTLSCNGTLHRLTEKEARVITYLYNNRNRIIKREEILEEIWGSDDFFSGRSMDVFISRIRKYFSEDTSISLQSFRGVGLEFTV from the coding sequence ATGAAGCATATACTTTTAGCAGAAGACGATTTTGACTACGCCAGCATCCTGAAACAATATCTTGAGATTTCCGGGTTCAGGGTAACATGGGCGAAAGACGGCGCAGAAGCGATGAAGCTGTTTTCTGATGCACAGCCCGACATATGTGTGTTTGATGTAATGATGCCGGAGATGGATGGCTTTACCTTAGCTGAAAACATCATAGCGAATGACCCCGAAGTACCGGTTGTTTTCCTCACTGCTAAAGGGCTGAAGGAAGACAAAATCAAAGGGCTGAAACTTGGCGCTGATGATTATGTTGTAAAGCCTTTTGAAGCCGATGAGCTTATTCTCCGTATAAAAAATATTTTAAAAAGGACGCAGAAAACCACTGCTGCACTCCTTGCAGAAATGGCTGAACCATCCGCCAAAATAAATATTGGCTGTTATACTTTTGACCCGGCCAATTATACACTTTCCTGCAATGGTACACTGCATCGCCTTACCGAAAAAGAAGCCCGTGTAATTACATACCTGTACAATAACCGCAACCGCATAATAAAACGCGAAGAGATACTTGAAGAGATTTGGGGCAGCGATGATTTCTTCTCTGGGCGCAGCATGGACGTCTTCATAAGCCGCATACGCAAATATTTTAGCGAAGACACTTCTATTTCATTGCAAAGCTTCAGGGGTGTGGGTTTGGAATTTACTGTTTAG
- a CDS encoding sensor histidine kinase KdpD, which produces MKQKILFLIISCIITVVALACIQGYFIYNTYQLYSRDAKAVITQQLLKLETTGKLDSINGAWMKKTGEFIKKYKDGEVKQEDYKVLIEETSDSLSGVMSNFISRKKIFEDYEVTYSNYVVSAVVQSPCLDTLCSGKLLLFTNNAEKNPEIQASQSHWRGNTSDILKDGTIEGYDFEVITERYYSIADWEEKVIIKMAGLLIFSVLLVVFVVLLFYYSIKSLIQQKRIADVKTDFVNNITHEFQTPLAALDIAVKTLQRDDIELSHEQFDNSLAIINRQNSRMQKLFSQVTQASLSPDLASATIESLGYNDISSIINDFRLSHPGVTIRYEKNDAILLIDRFHLSTILNNLLDNAVKYGADEITVKTISDSRTARLSVKDNGPGIPQKEQKAIFDKFYRIEKGNIHNTKGLGLGLYYVCQVIKAYGGDINVISEDGKGALFNINLPLV; this is translated from the coding sequence ATGAAGCAGAAAATACTTTTCCTTATTATATCTTGTATCATAACTGTTGTAGCGCTGGCGTGCATACAGGGGTATTTTATTTACAATACTTACCAGCTGTATTCGCGCGATGCCAAAGCCGTGATAACACAGCAGCTGCTGAAACTGGAAACCACCGGAAAACTCGACTCTATTAACGGAGCGTGGATGAAAAAGACCGGCGAGTTCATCAAAAAATATAAAGATGGCGAGGTAAAGCAGGAAGATTATAAAGTGCTGATAGAAGAGACAAGTGACTCACTGTCTGGGGTTATGTCAAACTTTATTTCCCGCAAAAAGATTTTTGAAGATTATGAAGTTACATACAGCAATTATGTGGTGAGCGCTGTGGTACAAAGCCCCTGCCTGGATACCTTATGCAGCGGCAAACTGCTGCTGTTTACTAACAACGCTGAGAAAAACCCCGAGATACAGGCGTCACAGTCACACTGGCGGGGCAACACCAGCGATATACTGAAAGACGGTACAATTGAAGGATATGATTTTGAAGTGATAACAGAACGTTACTATAGCATAGCCGACTGGGAAGAAAAAGTGATTATAAAAATGGCAGGTCTGCTTATATTTTCGGTACTGTTAGTGGTATTTGTAGTGTTGCTTTTCTATTATTCCATTAAAAGCCTGATACAGCAGAAGCGGATTGCCGATGTAAAAACCGACTTTGTAAATAATATTACCCATGAGTTCCAGACACCGCTTGCCGCGCTTGACATTGCTGTAAAAACACTGCAGCGGGATGATATTGAGCTATCTCACGAGCAGTTTGACAACTCACTCGCCATTATAAACAGGCAGAATAGCCGTATGCAAAAACTTTTCAGCCAGGTAACACAGGCATCGTTGTCGCCAGATCTTGCCAGCGCTACTATTGAATCACTTGGGTATAATGATATAAGCAGCATTATTAATGATTTCAGGCTTTCACACCCCGGGGTCACAATACGTTATGAAAAGAATGATGCTATACTGCTTATTGACAGGTTCCACCTCAGCACCATACTTAACAACTTGCTTGACAATGCCGTGAAATACGGTGCGGATGAAATTACAGTAAAAACTATATCTGACAGTAGGACTGCAAGATTATCAGTAAAAGATAACGGGCCGGGTATCCCCCAAAAAGAACAGAAAGCCATTTTTGACAAATTTTACCGCATTGAGAAAGGAAATATACATAATACTAAAGGGCTGGGCCTTGGCTTGTATTATGTATGCCAGGTTATTAAAGCATACGGGGGAGACATTAATGTAATAAGCGAAGATGGAAAAGGTGCATTATTTAATATAAATCTACCACTGGTATGA